The following coding sequences lie in one Clupea harengus chromosome 23, Ch_v2.0.2, whole genome shotgun sequence genomic window:
- the LOC105903291 gene encoding transcription elongation regulator 1-like protein, whose amino-acid sequence MRPTWGDLLGPMVPAHIGGRVASLRAPGVALMAGDWREQGPTDKKLDLVKPSCAGALVLHTDQKMEDKIVDEPFKISLEGASAPKDQRPVASTPVPGSPWCVVWTGDDRVFFFNPTMQLSVWEKPMDLKDRGDLKRIMEDPPHKRKKESSSKDGSSSPSADDDDDDDDDDEDEHNSKTKRNKVEEPGDSGMNGTDKEPTTLSGTSPTHIVLPLELRIAHFRDMLLERGVSAFSSWEKELHKIVFDPRYLLLSSEERKQIFDQFVKARIKEEHKERKSKLQQAKEEYRKLLEESKITSRSTFKEFSEKYARDQRFKQVLKKKDQELFFNQFVNALKKRDKENRMRLRKMR is encoded by the exons atgcgACCTACCTGGGGGGATCTGCTGGGACCCATGGTGCCTGCGCATATCGGTGGCAGGGTGGCCTCGCTGAGGGCGCCCGGCGTTGCCCTCATGGCCGGAGACTGGAGAGAGCAAGGCCCAACAG ATAAGAAGCTGGATCTAGTGAAGCCATCGTGTGCAGGGGCACTGGTGTTACATACTGATCAGAAGATGGAGGACAAAATTGTG GACGAGCCCTTCAAGATCAGCTTAGAGGGGGCGAGCGCCCCTAAAGACCAGCGGCCTGTGGCCTCGACACCTGTTCCTGGGTCTCCCTG gtgtgttgtgtggacaGGTGATGACAGGGTGTTCTTCTTCAATCCTACAATGCAACTGTCAGTCTGGGAAAAGCCCATGGATTTAAAAGACCGTGGAGATCTTAAGAGGATTATGGAAGATCCCCCACATAAACGCAAGAAAGAATCATCATCAA AGGATGGCTCGAGTTCCCCAtcagctgatgatgatgatgatgatgatgatgatgatgaagatgagcaCAACTCAAAGACCAAAAGGAACAA GGTAGAGGAACCTGGGGACAGTGGGATGAATGGCACGGACAAAGAACCAACAACACTCAGTGGAACTTCACCCACTCACATAGTTCTGCCTTTGGAACTTCGCATAGCACACTTCAGGGACATGCTGCTTGAAAGAGGG GTGTCAGCATTCTCTTCCTGGGAAAAGGAGCTTCACAAAATTGTATTTGATCCAAGATACCTCCTTTTGAGCTCAGAGGAACGCAAACAG ATTTTCGATCAGTTTGTCAAAGCCCGGATAAAGGAGGAACACAAGGAAAGAAAGAGCAAATTGCAGCAAGCTAAAGAAGAGTACCGCAAACTCCTTGAAGAGTCAAAGATTACCTCCAG GTCAACCTTCAAAGAGTTCTCGGAGAAGTATGCTCGAGACCAGCGTTTTAAACAGGTGCTGAAGAAAAAAGACCAGGAGCTATTCTTCAACCAGTTTGTCAACGCACTGAAAAAACGAGACAAGGAGAACCGCATGAGACTGAggaagatgagatga